In Pikeienuella piscinae, the sequence TCAACGCGACCCAATCGACCGTCACCGCGCCGCTTTCGTCGGCGGCGAACCGGAGGACTTTCTTCACAGACTTCCGCATGTCATTCTCTCCACATGCTCTATCGTCGCGGGTCAGGCAGGACGCAAAGCGCCAGATCGGCTGGCGCGGACCACGCGACAACCAGCTTCGTCGTCGATCCAACCATTAGGTTCATTCATTGAACGTCAAAACGTCAGATAGCACTTCGCTGGCGGTCTTGAAAGGAAGTTATACATATCAAGAAGCGTAACTGGAATGGGCGTCATGTCTAACCGGTGGAGTGGTGGGAAAAATAATACAATATTTTCATATATTTGTAGGAGCATTGTGCTGCCTCGGCGTGGGATATCTCCATTCATGCATTCACGCCAAATGCATGAATGGCGGCGAGTTTGCGTGCTTGAACGGCATGCGAGGGTCTCGTTTGCCGCCTCCGTCTTGGCGCGGCGCGGTGATTCTGCGATGATTCGGATGAGGATTCCCGTTGCGCTCGCGCTCGCCGCGAGCCTTCTCGCCGTATCGGCGCCGCCGACAGTCGATGCGGCCGAAGTTCGGACGCGGAGCTTCAAACTGGTGAAGCCGCCGAAACTGGGGGTGCGCAGGCGCCTTACGATCACCACGACAAGGAGCGTGACGCCGCCGGGCGCGATCCGGCGCGTGGCGCGTCACGGGTGGTTCTGGCGTCAGGCCTCCGCCGACCTGAAGGCGGCTGATCCGGCGCGGCTTGTCCCGCTCGCCGCGACCGCCGGCGGGCGGCTCGGCGGGTTGTCGCGGCGCGCGCTGGTGGAGGAGGTCAGCGAAACATGGCGGGCCGAGATCGCTGCGGCCGCGCAGGGCGCGCAGATATCGGAGGCGCTGCTGATCGCAGTGATCGCCGCCGAAAGCGGGGGCGATCCGCGCGCGGTGAGCCCGGCCGGGGCGCTCGGTCTCGGTCAGCTCATGCCGGCGACCGCCCGCCGTTTCGCCGTCTCCGACCCGTTCGCGCCGGGCGACAACCTGCGCGGCGCCGCCGATTACCTGTCGACGCTGCTGACGATGTTCGACGGCGACGGCCTTCTCGCGCTGGCCGGCTACAATGCCGGCGAGAACGCCGTGCTGCGCCACAAGGGCGTGCCGCCTTACCCCGAGACGCGGGACTATGTGCCGATCGTGCTCAGCTATTATAACGAGGCGCGGACGCTCTGCCTGATGGCGCCGACGGACCCGCGCGCGCCTTGCGTCGTGGCGGCGCTTCCGCCGGTCGAGTGAGGCGCCGCCCCTGGCGGCGGCGTTCAGTCGACCAGGCTCGCCTCGGTCTTGCTGCGGATTTCGTCGATCGTCACGCCGTCTGCGATCTCGACGATTTTCAGCCCGCCTGTCACGACGTCGAAAACACCGAGATTGGTTATGATCCGATCGACGACGCCCTTCCCGGTCAGCGGCAGGGTGCATTCCTTAAGGAGTTTCGACTCACCCGCCTTGTTGGCGTGATCCATGATGACGATGACCCGGCCGACGCCGGCGACGAGGTCCATGGCGCCGCCCATCCCCTTCACCAGCTTGCCGGGGATCATCCAGTTGGCGAGGTCGCCGTTCTCCGCCACCTCCATCGCGCCGAGGATCGCGGCGGCGATCTTGCCGCCGCGGATCATTCCGAAGCTGGTCGCGCTGTCGAAATAGGCGGTGCGCTGCAATTCCGTGATCGTCTGCTTGCCGGCGTTGATCAGGTCCGGGTCCTCCTCGCCCTCATAGGGGAAGGGGCCCATGCCGAGCATGCCGTTCTCGGACTGGAGGGTGATGTCCTTGTCGCCGACATAGTTCGCCACCAGCGTCGGGATGCCGATGCCGAGATTGACGTACCAGCCGTCTTCGAGCTCTTCCGCGGCGCGCGCCGCCATCTGATTGCGGTCCCAGGGCATGGTTCAGGCCTCCTCGCGCTTGCGGCTGGTGACTTTCTCGATCCGCTTCTCGTGCTCGCCCTGGATCAGGCGGTGCACATAGATGCCGGGCAGGTGGATCTTGTCGGGATCGAGGCTGCCGCGCGGGACGATCTCCTCCACTTCCGCCACGCAGACCTTGCCGCACATCGCGGCGGGCGGGTTGAAGTTCCGCGCCGTCTTTCGAAAAACCAGATTGCCGGTGTCGTCCGCCTTCCACGCCTTCACGATGGAGAGGTCGGCGACGATGCCGCGCTCGAGGATATAATCCTGGCCGTCGAAATTCTTCACTTCCTTGCCCTCGGCGATCACCGTGCCGACGCCGGTCTTGGTGTAGAAGCCCGGGATGCCGGCGCCGCCGGCGCGCATGCGCTCGGCGAGCGTCCCCTGCGGGTTGAATTCGAGCTCCAGCTCGCCGGAGAGATACTGGCGCATGAATTCGGCGTTTTCACCGACATAGGAGGAGAGCATCTTCTTCACCTGCCGGGTCTGAAGCAGCAGGCCGAGCCCGAAATCGTCCACCCCGGCGTTGTTGGACGCGATGGTGAGATTCTTGACCCCGCTGTCGCGGATCGCCGCGATCAGCAGCTCCGGTATCCCGCAAAGCCCGAAGCCGCCGGCGGCGATGGTCATGCCGTCGAAGAGCAGCCCGTCGAGGGCGGAAGCCGCGTCATCATGGACTTTCTTCATCGGGGAGATCCTTTTCCTTCCGCAGCGCAGCAGTTCCTCTTCTCCCGCTTCCGCGCCTCGCTGTCAAACCTTGGCGCCGGCTGGACGCTGCAGGGGGCGCGGTTCGCGCAAAAAGTGCGTTATCGCACGCGATAAGGGGGTCAAGACGTTGGTATTAAAGAGAAACCAGAAAATTAGTGTTCTGTTAACCTGCGGCGGTCGCGCGAAAACGCGGCTTCGCCGCGTCCGGTCCGGGGCTCAGCCGGGCGCGCGGGCGAGGAAAAGATGGCCGTCGATCGGCGCGCCGGATTCGCGCCTGACCATGATCGAAGTCGCCTCCAGCACCTGAAAGCCGAGCGTGGTCAGGAGCGTCTCCAGCGCGCCGCGCGGGTGTGCGAAGCGCTGGTGCGGGGTGACGACCCAGCCCTTTCCGGCGATGGCCGCCTCCGGCAGCGTCTCGGTGCTGAAGACGAAGAGCGCGCCGGGCGCCGCCTGCGCCGCGACGCCGCGAAAGAGCGGCGCGACGTCGCCGAGATAGGGAAGCGTGTCGGTGGCCACGATCAGGTCCCATGCGCCGCGCGCCGCCTCCAGAAACCCTACGGCGTCGCCGACGAAAAGCTCGTCATAGAGTTCCTTCTCGTCGGCGATCTCGATCATGCCGGGGGCGAGGTCGACGCCGGTGCGCGCGCCGGTCATGTCCTCGAACGCCTCCGCCGCCAGCCCGGTGCCGCAACCGAGATCGAGCATTCGCCCGAACGGGCCGAGTCCTTTCGCCTGAACCCGTTCGCGCGCCAGCAGCGGCGCGCCGTATTCGAGCTGATCGACGAGGATGCCGTCGAACACCTCCGCGTGCTGGTCGAAGAGCGTCGCGACATAGGCGGCCGGGGCGCGGTCCGGGAGCGGCCCGGCGCGGAGCGCGGCGAGGCGGAGCGCGGCGCCGCCCGGATCGGCCGCGTCGAGCGCCAGCACTTCGGCCCAGGCGGCGGCCGCGGCGCCGTCGCCGGCCTTCTCCAGCGCCAGCGCCCGCTCATAGGCTTCGGCGAGGGCGTCTTCTTCGGCCCCCGTCTTGTCAGCGGCGTTCATGCGATCACCTCCACCTCGTCTCGCGCCGCCGCCGGCAGGGCGGCGAGCATCTCCGTCACGTTCCGCCCGGTCAGCGGGTGGCGCCAGTCCGGCGCGATATCAAGGAGCGGGGCGAGAACGAAGGCGCGCTCGTGCAGCCGCGGATGCGGCAGGATCAGCTCATCGGGCGCCGGAACCTCGCCCGCTTTCGGGCCGAGCGCCATCAGGGCGCGTAGCGTCTCCGCGTCGGGCGCGATGCGGTCGCCATGGGCGATGAGATCGAGGTCGCAGACCCGCGGCGCCCAGCGCCGGCGGCGCTCGCGCCCGAGCGCCCGCTCGACTTCGTGCAGGAGCGAGAGAAGCGCCTCGGGCGAAACGCCCGTTTCAAGCAGGGCGGCGGCGTTCACGAAATCCGGGCCGGCGCCGGGCGGGAACGCCGGCGAGCGGCGCCAGCGCGAGAGCGCCGCGACGCGCACGCCAACGGACTCGAGGCGCGCGAGGGCGGCCTCCAGCGTCGTTCTGGGCGCG encodes:
- a CDS encoding lytic transglycosylase domain-containing protein → MRIPVALALAASLLAVSAPPTVDAAEVRTRSFKLVKPPKLGVRRRLTITTTRSVTPPGAIRRVARHGWFWRQASADLKAADPARLVPLAATAGGRLGGLSRRALVEEVSETWRAEIAAAAQGAQISEALLIAVIAAESGGDPRAVSPAGALGLGQLMPATARRFAVSDPFAPGDNLRGAADYLSTLLTMFDGDGLLALAGYNAGENAVLRHKGVPPYPETRDYVPIVLSYYNEARTLCLMAPTDPRAPCVVAALPPVE
- a CDS encoding class I SAM-dependent DNA methyltransferase, with the translated sequence MNAADKTGAEEDALAEAYERALALEKAGDGAAAAAWAEVLALDAADPGGAALRLAALRAGPLPDRAPAAYVATLFDQHAEVFDGILVDQLEYGAPLLARERVQAKGLGPFGRMLDLGCGTGLAAEAFEDMTGARTGVDLAPGMIEIADEKELYDELFVGDAVGFLEAARGAWDLIVATDTLPYLGDVAPLFRGVAAQAAPGALFVFSTETLPEAAIAGKGWVVTPHQRFAHPRGALETLLTTLGFQVLEATSIMVRRESGAPIDGHLFLARAPG
- the folK gene encoding 2-amino-4-hydroxy-6-hydroxymethyldihydropteridine diphosphokinase, which encodes MNNPPADGRVILALGANQPSRSGAPRTTLEAALARLESVGVRVAALSRWRRSPAFPPGAGPDFVNAAALLETGVSPEALLSLLHEVERALGRERRRRWAPRVCDLDLIAHGDRIAPDAETLRALMALGPKAGEVPAPDELILPHPRLHERAFVLAPLLDIAPDWRHPLTGRNVTEMLAALPAAARDEVEVIA
- a CDS encoding CoA transferase subunit B; translated protein: MPWDRNQMAARAAEELEDGWYVNLGIGIPTLVANYVGDKDITLQSENGMLGMGPFPYEGEEDPDLINAGKQTITELQRTAYFDSATSFGMIRGGKIAAAILGAMEVAENGDLANWMIPGKLVKGMGGAMDLVAGVGRVIVIMDHANKAGESKLLKECTLPLTGKGVVDRIITNLGVFDVVTGGLKIVEIADGVTIDEIRSKTEASLVD
- a CDS encoding CoA transferase subunit A, which gives rise to MKKVHDDAASALDGLLFDGMTIAAGGFGLCGIPELLIAAIRDSGVKNLTIASNNAGVDDFGLGLLLQTRQVKKMLSSYVGENAEFMRQYLSGELELEFNPQGTLAERMRAGGAGIPGFYTKTGVGTVIAEGKEVKNFDGQDYILERGIVADLSIVKAWKADDTGNLVFRKTARNFNPPAAMCGKVCVAEVEEIVPRGSLDPDKIHLPGIYVHRLIQGEHEKRIEKVTSRKREEA